Proteins from a genomic interval of Mesobacillus sp. S13:
- the gerD gene encoding spore germination lipoprotein GerD codes for MKKIVKFILPASFLLLAAGCASPAESAGEVDYEETKKMVVDILKTDDGKKAIQEVMGDDGMKEKLIMDQPVVIDTVEKTLTSEKGMDFWKKSFEDPKFAESVAKSMKKENEKLLKDLMKDPEYKGMMIEVMKDPELEKELTNVLKSKEYREHLQKIMTETFESPLFKAKLQALIVKAAEEMPTQKSEGGSEEGGGGSGGGGGDSGSGSGGQ; via the coding sequence ATGAAGAAAATCGTGAAATTTATACTCCCTGCTTCCTTTTTACTTTTAGCTGCCGGCTGTGCTTCTCCAGCCGAGTCAGCAGGGGAAGTCGATTATGAGGAAACAAAGAAAATGGTTGTCGATATCCTGAAGACTGACGATGGCAAAAAAGCGATCCAGGAAGTCATGGGTGACGACGGCATGAAGGAAAAGCTAATAATGGACCAGCCGGTCGTAATTGATACAGTTGAAAAAACACTGACATCTGAAAAGGGAATGGATTTCTGGAAAAAATCCTTTGAAGATCCAAAATTCGCTGAGAGTGTAGCAAAAAGCATGAAGAAGGAAAATGAAAAGCTGTTAAAGGACCTTATGAAGGATCCAGAATATAAGGGCATGATGATTGAAGTCATGAAGGACCCTGAACTTGAAAAGGAATTAACTAACGTCCTCAAAAGCAAAGAATACCGGGAGCATCTACAGAAAATCATGACAGAAACCTTTGAAAGCCCGTTATTCAAAGCCAAACTTCAAGCGTTGATTGTCAAAGCTGCTGAGGAAATGCCAACCCAAAAGTCTGAAGGAGGCTCCGAAGAAGGTGGAGGAGGTTCTGGCGGCGGTGGCGGGGATTCAGGCAGCGGTTCTGGAGGTCAATAG
- a CDS encoding SDR family NAD(P)-dependent oxidoreductase: protein MNKKVVMITGASKGLGKALTMAFAREGARLAICSRSEKSLEKVKQEAEGFGAEVLAIRADVSQPRDVERFVALTQEAYGQIDVLINNASVLGPSPMPLLLDYPEEDFAEVLRVNVVSAFLVSQRVIPVMLEHNEGSIINVTSEAGHVGYAGWGAYGISKFAVEGLTQTWADELSDTNVRVNMVDPGEMDTEMHQLAVPDCDYPLAKPEDVVDIFLHLASDKAKGINGQRFEAQSEEGL, encoded by the coding sequence ATGAATAAAAAAGTAGTGATGATAACTGGTGCCTCTAAAGGTTTAGGAAAAGCATTAACAATGGCATTCGCGAGGGAAGGAGCAAGACTTGCGATCTGCTCGAGGTCCGAGAAAAGCCTGGAGAAAGTAAAACAAGAAGCCGAGGGTTTTGGTGCAGAAGTATTGGCGATACGAGCGGATGTATCACAGCCTAGGGATGTGGAACGTTTCGTAGCTTTAACTCAGGAAGCATATGGGCAAATCGATGTGTTGATCAATAATGCTTCCGTATTAGGCCCTAGTCCAATGCCTTTGCTTCTGGATTATCCTGAAGAGGATTTTGCAGAGGTGTTAAGAGTCAATGTAGTCTCAGCATTTCTAGTTAGCCAAAGAGTCATCCCTGTCATGCTTGAGCACAATGAAGGTTCCATTATCAATGTGACGTCTGAAGCTGGTCACGTTGGATATGCAGGCTGGGGAGCATATGGGATATCAAAATTCGCTGTAGAAGGCCTTACTCAAACTTGGGCAGATGAGTTAAGTGATACCAATGTTCGTGTCAATATGGTCGACCCGGGCGAGATGGACACTGAAATGCATCAATTAGCTGTTCCTGATTGCGATTACCCTTTAGCAAAACCTGAGGATGTCGTGGATATCTTCCTTCATTTAGCATCGGATAAAGCAAAAGGGATTAATGGCCAACGCTTTGAAGCTCAATCAGAGGAGGGATTGTAA
- a CDS encoding S8 family peptidase, with protein sequence MEQGVRVIPYTVIAEAEEILEVPKGVELIQAPRLWNETKGKGMKVAVLDTGCETTHPDLKERIIGGRNFTDDDRGNPDLYTDYNGHGTHVAGTIAAQKNEAGVIGVAPEAGLLIVKVLNKAGSGKYEWIIKGIHYAIEQEADIISMSLGGPADVPELHEAIQAAVKKNILVVCAAGNEGDGDDSTNEFAYPGAYNEVISVGAVNLERGSSDFTNSHNEIDVVAPGERITSTYLNGKYATLSGTSMAAPHVSGALALIKTYAKVQFERELTEPELYAQLVKRTVPLGNSPKLEGNGLVYLTVPEHLAEIFDQSFKTMVMDAI encoded by the coding sequence ATGGAGCAAGGTGTTCGCGTTATCCCTTATACCGTGATTGCAGAAGCTGAGGAAATTTTGGAGGTGCCTAAAGGTGTTGAGCTGATCCAGGCACCTAGGCTTTGGAACGAAACGAAAGGAAAGGGAATGAAGGTTGCTGTACTGGACACAGGCTGTGAGACAACACACCCTGATTTAAAAGAACGAATAATCGGTGGCAGGAATTTTACAGACGATGACCGCGGCAATCCTGATCTCTATACCGATTATAATGGTCATGGTACACACGTGGCTGGCACGATTGCCGCTCAGAAAAATGAGGCAGGCGTCATCGGCGTTGCACCAGAGGCTGGTTTGCTGATCGTCAAAGTTTTGAACAAAGCTGGTTCAGGAAAATATGAATGGATTATCAAAGGCATTCATTATGCCATCGAGCAAGAAGCAGATATTATCTCAATGTCTCTGGGCGGCCCGGCAGACGTCCCCGAATTGCATGAGGCGATTCAAGCCGCTGTAAAAAAGAATATCCTTGTCGTCTGTGCCGCTGGCAATGAAGGAGATGGCGACGATTCCACCAATGAATTTGCCTATCCTGGTGCTTATAACGAAGTCATCAGTGTCGGAGCAGTGAACCTTGAACGAGGTTCATCCGATTTTACCAACTCCCATAATGAAATAGATGTCGTGGCTCCAGGTGAGCGGATCACTTCAACTTATCTAAACGGAAAATATGCGACCTTGAGCGGTACTTCCATGGCTGCTCCGCATGTATCCGGCGCACTGGCATTGATCAAGACATATGCAAAAGTCCAATTTGAGCGAGAGCTAACAGAACCTGAGCTTTACGCACAGCTGGTCAAGCGGACGGTGCCACTCGGCAATTCACCGAAGCTCGAAGGCAATGGACTCGTATACCTGACTGTTCCTGAGCACCTGGCCGAAATCTTCGACCAGAGCTTTAAAACGATGGTCATGGATGCGATATGA
- a CDS encoding S-adenosylmethionine:tRNA ribosyltransferase-isomerase: METGVMDFHLPENLNASLPPEKRGLRRDQVRLMTLNCKTGEMKHDHFYNLPHYLQPGDVIILNNSRTIPASLHGSWLRRGVHISQRVEIRLARRIFDDTWEALIIANPVKVGDVLRFSEKLTATVIAEKETSPLKTVKFNKNGSELLDLIYVLGSPIRYEYIEQPWDLNYYQNVFATHPGSVEMPSAGRAFSWELLFELKKKGIQIDFIQLHTGLSYLLEDHVDPKENPEEYHISHHTMEKILKAHSSGKRVIAVGTTVVRALESAANNGELSGTTNLYINQQTPLKIVDGIITGLHEPKASHLDMLTAFLPEHHLLHAYHQAIHEGYLWHEFGDMNLII; encoded by the coding sequence ATGGAAACAGGTGTAATGGATTTTCATCTGCCTGAAAACCTGAATGCGAGCCTTCCACCGGAAAAAAGAGGCTTAAGAAGGGATCAAGTAAGATTGATGACACTGAATTGTAAAACCGGAGAAATGAAACACGATCATTTTTATAATCTCCCCCACTACCTTCAGCCTGGAGATGTGATCATTTTAAACAATAGCCGCACCATCCCTGCTTCGTTACATGGCAGCTGGTTAAGAAGAGGCGTTCACATTTCTCAAAGAGTGGAAATCCGTTTGGCGAGACGAATTTTTGATGACACTTGGGAAGCTCTCATCATCGCAAACCCTGTCAAAGTGGGGGATGTTCTGCGCTTTTCAGAAAAATTGACTGCTACGGTCATCGCTGAGAAAGAGACTTCCCCGTTAAAGACAGTAAAATTCAATAAAAACGGGAGTGAGCTACTAGATCTAATCTATGTTCTTGGCTCCCCGATACGTTATGAGTATATAGAACAACCATGGGACCTGAATTATTATCAAAATGTATTTGCCACCCATCCTGGTTCTGTGGAGATGCCATCTGCGGGTAGAGCGTTTAGCTGGGAACTGCTATTTGAATTAAAGAAGAAAGGCATTCAAATTGATTTCATTCAATTGCACACAGGTCTGAGCTATTTACTTGAGGATCATGTGGACCCGAAAGAAAATCCTGAGGAATATCACATTTCACATCACACAATGGAAAAAATCCTCAAGGCTCATTCATCTGGCAAAAGAGTCATCGCAGTTGGAACGACAGTCGTCCGCGCCCTAGAGAGTGCAGCGAACAACGGAGAACTCTCAGGTACTACAAACTTATATATCAATCAGCAAACCCCTCTAAAAATAGTAGACGGAATCATTACCGGTTTGCATGAGCCTAAGGCTAGCCATCTGGATATGCTGACTGCCTTTTTACCAGAACATCACTTGCTTCATGCCTACCATCAAGCGATTCACGAAGGCTATTTATGGCACGAGTTTGGTGACATGAACCTGATCATATAG
- the cwlD gene encoding N-acetylmuramoyl-L-alanine amidase CwlD encodes MLKKIKIGLFAAGLAVLFLILQYDFTENDSWESWNLPLSGKIIYLDPGHGGVDPGAGEDEPFEKDIALNVTLKLRDYLQQQGALVIMTRETDIDLADKGLKGYSKRKVQDLKRRLDLINESEADFFATIHLNAIPSSKWKGAQTFYSTNYKENKRAAKLIQDELRRNLENTDRDAKAANSIYLLKHTNKPGVLVEIGFLSNPQEAANLRDEAYQEKVAASIYEGMLRYFTDEQKFWEK; translated from the coding sequence ATGCTAAAGAAAATAAAAATTGGATTATTCGCAGCCGGTCTTGCCGTGCTGTTCCTCATATTGCAGTATGATTTTACCGAAAATGATTCATGGGAATCCTGGAACCTGCCGCTTTCGGGGAAAATCATCTATCTGGACCCAGGGCATGGCGGGGTCGACCCTGGGGCAGGAGAGGATGAGCCTTTTGAAAAAGATATCGCACTTAATGTTACCTTGAAGCTGCGGGATTACCTCCAGCAGCAGGGAGCCCTCGTCATCATGACGCGTGAAACAGATATTGACCTTGCGGATAAAGGACTTAAGGGCTACAGTAAGCGGAAGGTCCAGGATTTGAAAAGGAGACTCGATTTGATCAATGAATCGGAAGCTGACTTTTTTGCAACGATCCACTTGAACGCAATACCTTCGTCCAAATGGAAAGGGGCTCAAACCTTCTACTCCACGAACTACAAAGAAAACAAGCGAGCCGCCAAACTGATCCAGGACGAATTACGCCGTAACCTTGAGAATACAGATCGAGATGCAAAGGCAGCGAATAGTATTTATCTGCTGAAGCATACCAATAAACCGGGAGTTTTGGTCGAGATCGGATTTCTCTCCAACCCGCAGGAAGCGGCAAACCTTAGAGATGAAGCATATCAGGAAAAAGTAGCTGCCTCTATTTACGAAGGCATGCTCCGATATTTTACAGATGAACAGAAGTTTTGGGAAAAATAA
- the pdaB gene encoding polysaccharide deacetylase family sporulation protein PdaB: MNFFYVMNAKSIKTVFVIVIAAFFTAWFFYMDNIVQIPAFSAKDGPKAIYKGEKDLALTFNIGWGDEKAEPILDVLKKEKAGAVTFFLSGSWAERHPDLVNRMVKEGYEIGMLGYEYKDYTDLEEDKVRRDIQKAQEAFKKLNVKNIELLRAPTGHFDQRTLKIAERLGYTVVHWSLDTKDWTNPGTEVIAENASKAKKGDILLMHASDSAKQTAEALPLVLKDIRSKNLKMVTVSEMIANGDSKSAEVK, from the coding sequence ATGAATTTTTTTTATGTAATGAATGCGAAGTCGATTAAAACCGTTTTTGTCATCGTGATTGCAGCTTTTTTTACAGCTTGGTTCTTTTACATGGATAATATAGTTCAAATCCCTGCTTTTTCAGCAAAGGACGGTCCTAAAGCCATCTATAAAGGTGAGAAGGATTTGGCCTTGACCTTTAATATTGGCTGGGGCGATGAAAAAGCGGAACCGATTCTTGATGTACTCAAGAAAGAGAAAGCCGGAGCTGTCACCTTCTTCTTGTCAGGTTCTTGGGCAGAAAGGCATCCAGACTTGGTGAACAGGATGGTGAAAGAAGGTTACGAAATTGGCATGCTGGGTTATGAGTATAAGGATTATACCGATCTTGAAGAAGACAAGGTCAGACGCGATATCCAGAAGGCCCAGGAAGCATTTAAAAAGCTTAATGTTAAAAACATTGAGTTACTGCGCGCCCCTACTGGCCATTTCGACCAACGCACGCTAAAAATTGCCGAGCGCCTTGGTTATACGGTCGTCCACTGGAGTCTTGATACAAAGGATTGGACGAATCCGGGTACGGAGGTAATTGCCGAGAATGCTTCTAAAGCCAAAAAAGGCGATATCTTATTGATGCATGCATCAGATTCAGCTAAACAAACAGCTGAAGCACTGCCGCTTGTGTTAAAAGATATCAGGTCGAAAAACCTGAAAATGGTCACGGTATCCGAAATGATTGCCAATGGAGATTCTAAATCAGCTGAAGTAAAATAA
- a CDS encoding KinB-signaling pathway activation protein yields MTSRNWVHLFLTTLAVGAVTTAVVGFIVRWSEFQHLLSDFNILEFLSILVWLMGVGLIFSILSQMGFFAYLTVHRFGLGIFKSLWNPVQVLLIAFVLFDLVYLRFATFAENGESIMSYLGLAVIVLVAGLIVAFMKVKQTNKEAFIPALFFMIVVTVVEWVPVLRVNEHSWLYLMLFPLLVCNAYQLLVLHKLNQKSLQERKVLEEKAKSNVKPNKKAQKKPSNA; encoded by the coding sequence GTGACTAGCCGTAATTGGGTACACTTATTTCTCACCACTTTAGCAGTTGGGGCGGTAACAACTGCTGTCGTTGGTTTTATTGTCCGCTGGAGTGAATTCCAGCACCTGCTGAGTGATTTCAACATTCTAGAATTCCTTTCAATTTTAGTATGGCTAATGGGTGTTGGACTTATATTTAGCATTCTTAGCCAAATGGGTTTCTTTGCATATTTGACAGTGCACCGCTTTGGACTGGGTATTTTTAAATCATTATGGAATCCAGTACAGGTCCTGTTGATTGCGTTTGTATTGTTTGACCTTGTCTACTTGCGTTTTGCCACATTTGCGGAAAATGGCGAGAGTATCATGTCCTATTTAGGACTTGCTGTGATCGTACTGGTTGCTGGACTGATTGTGGCGTTCATGAAGGTTAAGCAAACAAATAAAGAAGCTTTTATACCAGCATTGTTTTTCATGATTGTCGTAACAGTGGTTGAATGGGTGCCTGTACTCCGTGTGAACGAGCATAGCTGGCTTTATCTCATGCTATTTCCATTGTTAGTTTGTAATGCCTACCAGCTATTGGTTCTTCATAAGCTGAACCAAAAATCACTTCAGGAACGGAAGGTTCTTGAAGAAAAGGCTAAGTCAAATGTGAAACCTAATAAAAAGGCACAAAAAAAGCCGTCCAACGCATAG
- a CDS encoding YbaK family protein encodes MNVVTTFVDKRKQKQVKYERAMLRELSINILQARVKQYFGSSRLTSNLIMNSGIEEACYDVAIEAYLLGAKFSRFGYFGEPLEDVKPRCEKEERHLIDTLYNFFLFWGKGEEGVGSEELYYLCEQYCDSWWREGFMKGEKKYKLRLH; translated from the coding sequence TTGAACGTCGTAACGACATTTGTCGATAAAAGAAAGCAAAAACAAGTGAAATATGAGCGAGCGATGCTCCGTGAATTATCAATCAACATCCTGCAGGCCAGGGTGAAACAATATTTTGGCTCATCAAGGCTCACGTCGAACCTGATCATGAATTCAGGAATCGAAGAAGCTTGTTATGATGTAGCGATAGAAGCCTATTTACTCGGCGCCAAGTTCAGCCGTTTTGGATATTTCGGAGAACCACTGGAGGATGTCAAACCTCGCTGTGAAAAAGAAGAACGTCACCTGATTGACACCTTGTATAACTTTTTCCTTTTTTGGGGGAAGGGAGAAGAAGGAGTGGGTTCAGAGGAGCTATATTATTTATGCGAGCAATATTGTGATAGCTGGTGGAGAGAAGGATTCATGAAGGGTGAAAAGAAATATAAGCTAAGGCTGCATTAA
- a CDS encoding endonuclease I family protein has protein sequence MILSASEAYIHNIENKTYYDAELDSRMRDEYYCDAVFGPAELHSLLFSTHSSHLKYSPHDYVYPWVDLQENLQLKSLYSGQDLDPVEVIEEDLRILDTLRQGGFIASSDSLFNTEHVVPQSWFDGKEPMRGDLHHLFACEPACNSMRSNHPYHDFSSYEPELAASGIRSGCGMVEAAKFEPEYGKGIVARAVFYFALRYRDVILLDNQMNFDLLLRWHFDYPVTLYEKHRNAAIQELQGNRNPFIDYPEKAREMLGL, from the coding sequence ATGATTTTATCAGCTAGTGAGGCGTACATTCACAACATTGAGAATAAAACGTATTATGATGCAGAACTGGACTCGAGAATGCGTGATGAATATTATTGTGACGCTGTTTTCGGTCCAGCAGAGCTTCATTCGCTGCTATTCTCGACACACTCCTCCCATTTAAAATATTCACCGCATGACTACGTTTATCCATGGGTGGACCTGCAGGAGAACCTCCAACTGAAGAGCCTGTATTCCGGACAGGACCTTGACCCTGTTGAAGTGATTGAAGAGGATTTGAGAATTCTGGACACCTTGAGGCAAGGAGGCTTTATAGCCAGTTCTGATTCTCTTTTCAATACCGAACATGTAGTGCCCCAATCATGGTTTGATGGTAAGGAGCCGATGCGAGGCGATCTTCACCATTTGTTTGCCTGTGAACCAGCATGCAACAGCATGAGAAGCAATCACCCTTATCACGATTTCTCATCCTATGAACCTGAGCTAGCTGCTTCAGGCATACGGTCTGGCTGCGGCATGGTGGAAGCAGCAAAGTTCGAACCTGAATACGGAAAAGGTATTGTTGCGAGAGCTGTATTTTATTTTGCTTTGAGATATAGGGATGTCATCCTTCTGGATAATCAAATGAATTTTGACCTTTTGCTGAGATGGCATTTTGATTATCCTGTTACGCTATACGAAAAGCATCGGAATGCCGCAATCCAGGAGTTGCAGGGCAACCGAAACCCCTTTATTGATTACCCGGAGAAAGCTAGAGAGATGCTTGGGCTATAG
- a CDS encoding P-loop NTPase has product MLTEAKVRESLKDIKEPFLHKTLEEINAIEEIKIKEEKNHVSVKIGIAKTGTAEQLQLQTEIVNVLKGAGAASVGLRFFDLPAEVLSKYQTAAPEEEEGLLSPNNQTTFIAIASGKGGVGKSTVSVNLAVSLARLGKKVGLVDADIYGFSVPDMMGITKRPVVRGERIIPVERHGVKVISMGFFVEDNAPIIWRGPMLGKMLNSFFNEVEWGELDYLLLDLPPGTGDVALDVHTMLPSCKEIIVTTPHPTAAFVAARAGAMALRTEHEILGVIENMSYFESKLTEEKEYVFGQGGGEKLADELNTQLLGKLPLGQPTWNEEDFAPSIYQEDDKIGAIYTNIAQQVVQMLGK; this is encoded by the coding sequence ATGTTAACTGAAGCTAAGGTACGAGAAAGTTTAAAAGACATTAAGGAACCATTTTTACATAAAACACTCGAAGAGATCAATGCCATCGAAGAAATCAAGATTAAAGAAGAGAAGAACCATGTAAGCGTTAAAATTGGCATCGCCAAAACAGGTACAGCCGAGCAGCTGCAGCTGCAAACAGAAATTGTCAATGTTTTAAAAGGCGCTGGAGCGGCATCTGTAGGTCTGCGATTCTTTGACCTTCCTGCAGAAGTCCTCTCTAAATACCAGACAGCAGCTCCGGAAGAAGAAGAAGGCCTGCTTTCTCCTAATAACCAAACAACATTCATCGCAATCGCGAGCGGAAAAGGCGGAGTGGGTAAATCCACTGTATCCGTGAACCTTGCTGTCTCTCTTGCGCGTTTAGGCAAAAAAGTCGGACTTGTGGATGCGGACATCTATGGTTTCAGTGTTCCTGACATGATGGGAATCACGAAGCGTCCGGTTGTAAGGGGAGAAAGAATCATTCCTGTTGAAAGGCACGGAGTGAAGGTCATCTCTATGGGATTTTTTGTGGAAGATAATGCACCGATCATCTGGCGCGGACCGATGCTTGGAAAAATGCTGAACAGCTTCTTCAATGAAGTCGAGTGGGGAGAATTGGATTACCTCTTATTGGACTTGCCTCCAGGAACAGGAGACGTGGCATTGGATGTGCACACCATGTTGCCATCATGTAAAGAAATCATTGTTACTACGCCTCACCCAACGGCTGCATTCGTTGCTGCGCGTGCAGGTGCAATGGCCCTTAGAACAGAACATGAAATTCTTGGTGTCATTGAAAACATGTCCTACTTTGAAAGTAAGCTGACTGAGGAAAAAGAATATGTCTTTGGTCAAGGCGGGGGCGAAAAGCTTGCAGACGAGCTAAATACACAGCTATTAGGCAAACTGCCGTTAGGCCAGCCGACCTGGAATGAAGAAGATTTTGCACCGTCCATCTATCAGGAAGACGATAAGATTGGCGCGATTTATACGAATATTGCCCAGCAAGTTGTTCAAATGCTTGGAAAATAA